In one Cardiocondyla obscurior isolate alpha-2009 linkage group LG17, Cobs3.1, whole genome shotgun sequence genomic region, the following are encoded:
- the Ten-m gene encoding teneurin-m isoform X3, with protein MNYSQGKGRLYPAYSLSGSEGEDNTSSLRSRAYPQNNHQTSQSHHNHYNTSQHKQRAYQQQQQQQHPLYHMPGSGAGLSDTPTSGNASDETLTDSDLITVARDSALLVHNGCLLDSSAPRGPPDVPPRNPAMSRLNGRLPGSHAASDHERDPDLEPSCLVRTPSGNFYNIPKIPKNEYSNKNQSTGNSPIKVELQNNMDRVPLPYGHAPSMIPMRRQSIRCHFRKGIDWCSWKLIAIVVIMLSLCLTAALTYVAASNLVNWSYQGTKACTVLVGENTDTKPSSGEANKTSTSSTSTSSQSSGRTRQQSSSGGSIKTDSMLLDGVTYSRKRRDTFNEHALHQTIPSPPPREELPLTPTALVETEASGSGRRSVPLHEESSGKVVHDSPHVDDRSPAQGTTDRSFDVAEDAEDEPPGSTAPSRVMQLAVNFSSTATNYSYDRSTHTTVAVDHLASSSSVSVGSGTSLAFTSVRQLSRNETSGTTSQDTSTEYAPKLPGVDDAVETSKIPIAKFSRDDSADFDRDADNAGTSESSDIAESSGGTGATTSASGARFTKLGSDSTNYGQVVGGTTENSSNVFPVDYSDNIDDNAAKPTTVTDTPSQKLEKDQQSNVSNFDLSEKLVPVEITQKEVDAIIISPNMSVINETAPNVPPSNDENIEKLVEDVIETKNDGISKTTNTIAEATKSSIVKETRELSGEIFFSESEISLNATKTSEQSEELQRDYPVPIYSYGQDEVEIVNLRHKKPPIEATKAERAAKSPESANLKNDVKMNVALRERNKDEPQVVVREGNDDEFLRQFKEQFHEASTNTDESDEHSPSIETSNLSLANTLHETVHDSSGAASLRSNLPITQHVQIVEVPVYRDDHSQPSSSSSSFSSSRRILVNVTIATEDSSAVSSKPLYVLSVSVPTEGDAISHSSGNNVDQVQVHTAERLTEPSAASMKKIPANDEESIDIVDTRLPPPPQPPASPPAPIWAGGECECSCPCMGSSSDEWDNFSAIDDELEQEPESPNSTLLTGNSPEKSKEKMNGESSTRVLPDTISTTEDYNFSSTTESGGSTSETSASTYKPEVSTDAWSCSGSTPLPPEPTILILEGARTFPARSFPPDGTTFAQVGLGQKLSKEIPPYGYWNMQFYQSEAAYVRFDYSIPRGASIGVYARRNALPTHTQYDLLEVLSGFKARTTRASHPSIKKEVTQYMEPGHWFLSLYNDDGDPHEVSFIAVIAEDMTHNCPNGCSGKGECLLGHCQCNPGFGGEDCSESVCPVLCSQRGEYINGECQCNPGWKGKECSLRHDECEVPDCNGHGHCTNGKCNCVRGYKGKYCEEVDCPHPTCSGHGFCAEGTCICKKGWKGADCSQMDKEALQCLPDCSGHGNFDLETQTCLCEPMWSGDDCSKELCDLDCGPHGHCVDNACDCLPGWSGELCNLKQCDPRCNEHGQCKNGTCLCVTGWNGKHCTMEGCPNSCSGHGQCRVSNDAQWECQCYNGWDGKDCSVLLEQNCNDGRDNDKDGLIDCADPECCSNHICRSSQLCVSAPKPIDILLRKQPPAITASFFERMKFLIDEGSLQNYARQETFNESMFWNHFNTSRSAVIRGRVVTHLGTGLMGVRVSTSTPLEGFTLTRDDGWFDLLVNGGGAVTLQFGRSPFKPQSHIVFVPWNEVVIIDKIIMSTAEEKPPIHVPHACAAHDYDLMKPVVLATWKHGFQGACPDKSAILAESQVIQESLQIPGTGLNLVYHSSRAAGYLSTIQLQLTPEVIPPTLNLIHLRITIEGILFEKIFEADPVIKFTYAWNRLNVYRQRVYGVTTAMVKVGYEYSDCKDIIWDVQTTKLSGHDMSISEVGGWNLDIHHRYNFHEGILQKGDGSNIYLKHKPRVILTTMGDGHQRPLDCYDCDGQASKQRLLAPVALATAADGSIFVGDFNLVRKILVDGTVRTVVRLNATRVSYRYHIALSPLDGVLYISDPESHQIIRVRDTNDYTDPDHNWETVVGSGERCLPGDEAHCGDGALARDAKLAYPKGVAVSADNVLYFADGTNIRMVDRDGIITTVIGNHMHKSHWKPIPCEGTLNVEEVHLRWPTELAINPLDNSLHMIDDHMVLQLAPDGRVKVVAGRPLHCASPSASFDTELATHATLVMPQSIAFGPSGDLYIAESDSQRINRVRVIGTDGKISPYAGAESKCNCLERGCDCFEADHYLASTSKFNTISAVAVSPDGVVHIGDQANYRIRSVTASIPDASGAREYEIYAPDTQEIYVFNRFGQHIATKNILTGDTVYLFTYNVNTSNGKLSTVTDAAGNKVFLLRDYSSQVNSIENTKGQKCRLIMSRMKMLQELSTPDDYNVTFDYHGPTGLLKTKLDSTGRSYVYNYDEFGRLTSAVTPTGKVISLTFDLSLKGAVVKVGQNNRKPISMLIKGSSVVTKIGEAEQRTTVLADGSVGRVTPWSHTISTDSMPYSILAELEPLLGESYPVPAKQRTEIAGDLANRFEWRYFLRKIQGNKNRGNTKAIAQVGRKLRVNGEILLSLEYDRETNTVAVFMDDRMELLNVTYDRTARPVKWGPRNGLFAGVELEYDRFSRLTSWTWGDISETYGFDRSGRLYEIKYSDGTSMVYAFKDMFSILPLKVTTPRGSDYLLQYDEAGALQSLTTPRGHIHTFSLQTSLGFYKYQYYSPTNRHPYEILYNDDGQILAKVYPHQSGKVAYVYDHAGKLETTLAGLSSIHYTYQETTSLVRSIDINEPNFEMRIEYKYHAGIVKDEKIKFGSKSGMDNAHYRYQYDGNARISGIEVDINGKQLPQLRLKYNQNLGVLEGVGDLRIYRNLFNRSVMQDSSKQFFTVTDYDEHGRVKTVLINIRSFDVFRMELEYDNRNRIKMRKLTIGKESMEKKEWSRMEKITYNADGHVLEVADTENNWQYAYDENGNVIGVTEHNEKIALGYDSGDRVNQYGDVEFNSYDGRGFVVIRGEHKYRYNSRGQLIHASEHKKFQIWYYYDDRGRLVSMNDDRENITQFFYANPKTPDLITHVHFPKSSKTFRFLYDSRDFLMTVETSEQRFYVATDQNGSPLALFDTNGNLIKEMRRTPFGKIIKDTNPDFYLPIDFHGGLFDPNTKLIYLNKRLYDPTVGQWMTPAWEQMANELTTPTDIFIYRFRNNDPINFKQNVEYMTDLGSWLKLYGYDISMMLGSEYTKQMVYQPSAIVTSPQLTPDFGVMSGLQCIVNRVQEKFSDLGFVPKPLLKLEPKTRNLLPRVAHRRAVFGEGILVSRVGGRALVSVVDGVNSVVQDVVTSVFNNSYFLPLHFSVHDQDVFYFVKDNALKIRDDMEELHRLGSMFNVSTHETTEHGAGTWKELRLHNPDAAVVIKYGADPEQERHRILKHAHKRAVERAWEIEKQLVIAGFQGRGDWSKEEKDELISRGTVDGYEGVDIHSVHRYPQLADDPGNVAFTRDTKRKRRKSGNRRNRTHRHDS; from the exons GGTGTTTGTTGGACAGTTCGGCACCGCGGGGCCCGCCTGATGTGCCACCCCGTAACCCCGCAATGAGCCGGCTCAACGGAAGACTGCCAGGAAGTCACGCAGCGAGCGATCACGAACGCGATCCCGATCTCGAGCCATCCTGTCTCGTACGCACCCCATCCGGTAACTTCTACAATATACCAA AGATACCGAAGAATGAATACAGCAACAAGAATCAGTCCACGGGGAACAGTCCAATAAAAGTGGAGCTGCAGAACAACATGGACAG AGTACCTTTACCGTACGGGCACGCCCCGTCGATGATTCCGATGAGGAGACAAAGCATTCGCTGTCATTTCCGCAAGGGAATCGATTGGTGCAGCTGGAAACTAATTGCCATAGTAGTAATTATGCTCTCGCTCTGCTTGACCGCGGCGTTAACCTACGTCGCAG CGTCGAATTTAGTGAACTGGTCGTACCAAGGCACGAAGGCGTGCACGGTCCTCGTGGGTGAAAATACCGACACCAAGCCGTCGTCGGGCGAGGCGAACAAGACGTCCACATCATccacgtcgacgtcgtcgcaGTCGAGCGGCAGGACGCGGCAGCAATCGTCGTCAGGAGGTAGTATTAAAACGGATAGCATGTTGCTAGATGGTGTCACATACAGCCGCAAACGTAGAGACACGTTTAACGAGCATGCGTTGCACCAAACTATCCCGTCACCACCCCCTCGTGAAGAGCTGCCCTTGACCCCGACCGCTCTCGTCGAGACAGAGGCCTCGGGGTCCGGGCGGCGGTCCGTTCCATTGCATGAGGAGTCTTCTGGTAAGGTTGTGCATGATTCGCCGCATGTAGACGATCGAAGTCCGGCTCAAGGAACCACCGATCGATCGTTCGACGTTGCCGAAGACGCCGAAGACGAGCCACCGGGATCGACGGCTCCCTCGCGGGTGATGCAGCTTGCCGTGAATTTCTCTTCTACCGCTACTAACTATTCGTACGATCGTTCGACTCATACCACTGTCGCTGTCGATCATCTTGCCTCTTCGTCTTCTGTCTCTGTCGGTTCTGGCACTTCTTTAGCGTTTACTTCCGTTCGCCAATTGTCCCGTAACGAGACGTCCGGCACGACCTCGCAAGACACTTCCACGGAATACGCCCCGAAGCTCCCGGGCGTCGACGACGCCGTCGAGACCTCGAAAATTCCGATAGCGAAATTCAGCCGCGATGACTCCGCGGATTTCGACCGTGATGCCGATAACGCCGGCACGTCCGAAAGTTCGGACATTGCCGAAAGCAGCGGCGGCACCGGGGCGACGACGTCTGCATCCGGCGCGCGGTTCACGAAACTTGGCTCAGATAGCACCAACTACGGCCAAGTAGTCGGCGGAACTACAGAAAATAGCAGTAATGTTTTCCCCGTCGATTACAGTGATAATATAGACGATAACGCTGCAAAACCAACGACCGTAACAGATACACCCTCGCAGAAACTAGAGAAGGATCAACAGTCGAACGTAAGTAATTTCGATTTGAGCGAGAAATTAGTTCCCGTAGAAATAACTCAAAAAGAAGTAGATGCTATTATAATTTCGCCTAATATGAGCGTAATTAATGAGACGGCACCTAATGTTCCACCGAGCAACGATGAAAACATTGAGAAACTTGTGGAAGATGTAATCGAGACAAAAAACGACGGTATCTCGAAGACGACGAATACGATCGCGGAAGCGACAAAATCTAGCATTGTGAAAGAAACGCGGGAGCTTTccggagaaatttttttctcggaatCCGAAATCTCACTCAACGCGACGAAAACTTCAGAACAATCGGAGGAATTGCAACGCGACTATCCCGTGCCGATTTACAGTTACGGGCAGGACGAGGTGGAGATCGTCAACCTCCGCCATAAAAAGCCACCCATTGAAGCCACGAAAGCGGAACGCGCTGCTAAATCACCCGAGTCCGCGAATCTGAAAAACGACGTAAAGATGAACGTCGCTCTTCGGGAACGAAATAAAGACGAGCCACAGGTCGTCGTGAGAGAAGGGAACGACGACGAGTTTCTTCGACAATTTAAAGAGCAGTTTCACGAAGCGTCCACGAACACCGACGAATCCGATGAACATTCTCCCTCGATCGAAACCAGTAACCTTTCTTTGGCGAACACCCTGCATGAAACGGTGCATGATTCATCTGGTGCTGCATCACTCAGGTCCAACCTTCCGATAACTCAGCATGTGCAGATTGTAGAGGTGCCCGTATATCGCGACGATCATTCGCAGCCGTCATCTTCATCGTCCTCATTTTCATCGTCGCGGCGAATACTCGTAAACGTAACGATCGCCACCGAGGACTCGTCCGCCGTTTCCTCGAAACCGCTGTACGTCCTTTCGGTATCGGTGCCAACGGAAGGCGACGCGATCAGCCATTCATCCGGGAATAACGTCGATCAGGTGCAGGTGCACACGGCCGAGCGGTTAACGGAACCATCCGCAGCGAGCATGAAAAAGATCCCCGCTAACGACGAAGAGTCGATTGACATAGTCGATACGCGACTACCGCCACCGCCACAGCCACCTGCCTCGCCACCGGCGCCGATTTGGGCTGGCGGCGAGTGCGAGTGCTCTTGTCCCTGCATGGGCTCATCCTCTGACGAGTGGGACAACTTTTCAGCGATCGACGACGAGCTCGAGCAGGAGCCCGAGAGCCCTAACTCTACTCTGTTAACCGGAAATTCTCCCGAAAAATCGAAGGAAAAAATGAACGGAGAATCATCCACGAGAGTTTTGCCCGACACAATCTCCACCACCGAAGACTACAATTTTTCGTCGACCACGGAGAGTGGCGGATCAACCAGCGAGACCTCCGCGTCGACTTACAAGCCGGAAGTAAGCACTGATGCGTGGTCCTGCTCCGGCAGCACCCCGCTACCCCCCGAGCCCACTATATTGATTCTTGAAG GTGCGCGGACCTTCCCGGCGAGGTCCTTCCCGCCTGACGGAACGACCTTCGCTCAGGTCGGTTTAGGGCAGAAGCTCAGCAAGGAAATACCGCCGTACGGCTACTGGAACATGCAGTTTTACCAATCGGAGGCCGCCTACGTCCGCTTCGACTACAGCATCCCACGTGGCGCGAGCATTGGCGTGTACGCGAGGAGGAACGCGCTTCCTACGCACACGCAGTACGATCTCCTGGAGGTTCTCAGCGGTTTCAAGGCTCGGACCACCAGGGCGTCCCAT CCTTCAATCAAAAAGGAGGTGACTCAGTACATGGAGCCGGGACACTGGTTTCTTTCACTTTATAACGACGACGGTGATCCTCACGAAGTCTCGTTTATCGCCGTGATCGCCGAGGATATGACACATAACTGTCCGAATGGTTGTAGTGGCAAGGGCGAATGTCTTCTCGGTCATTGCCAGTGCAACCCTGGCTTCGGTGGCGAGGATTGTAGCGAAAGCGTCTGCCCCGTTCTCTGCAGTCAAAGAG GCGAGTACATAAACGGCGAGTGCCAGTGCAATCCCGGCTGGAAGGGCAAGGAGTGTTCCCTGCGACACGACGAGTGCGAAGTGCCCGATTGCAACGGCCACGGGCACTGCACCAACGGCAAGTGCAACTGTGTACGCGGCTACAAGGGGAAGTATTGCGAAGAAGTTGACTGTCCTCATCCGACTTGCTCGGGCCACGGTTTCTGCGCTGAAGGCACGTGCATCTGTAAAAAAGGTTGGAAAGGAGCCGACTGCAGTCAAATGGATAAGGAAGCTCTGCAGTGTCTGCCGGACTGCAGCGGCCACGGAAATTTCGATTTGGAAACTCAAACCTGCCTCTGCGAACCCATGTGGTCCGGAGACGATTGCTCAAAAG AACTGTGCGATCTTGATTGCGGCCCTCACGGGCACTGTGTGGACAACGCCTGCGACTGCTTGCCAGGCTGGTCCGGCGAGCTGTGCAATCTGAAGCAATGCGATCCCCGCTGCAACGAGCACGGACAATGTAAGAATGGCACGTGTCTATGCGTCACCGGATGGAACGGAAAACACTGCACGATGGAGGGCTGTCCAAATTCCTGTTCCGGGCATGGACAGTGCAGAGTGTCGAATGACGCGCAATGGGAGTGTCAGTGTTATAATGGCTGGGATGGCAAGGATTGCAGCGTGCTCTTAGAACAGAATTGTAATGATGGACGAGACAACGATAAAG aTGGTCTTATTGATTGCGCCGACCCGGAATGTTGCTCCAATCACATATGCCGTAGCAGTCAGTTATGCGTTTCGGCTCCTAAGCCAATCGATATATTACTACGGAAACAACCACCCGCCATCACCGCGTCCTTCTTTGAGAGAATGAAGTTCCTAATCGACGAGGGCAGTCTGCAGAACTACGCTCGTCAGGAGACCTTCAACGAGAG TATGTTCTGGAATCACTTCAACACAAG CCGATCGGCCGTCATACGTGGACGCGTTGTCACGCACCTCGGCACGGGGTTGATGGGCGTGCGAGTCAGCACCAGTACACCGCTGGAAGGTTTCACCCTCACAAGAGACGATGGCTGGTTCGATCTCTTGGTGAACGGTGGCGGTGCCGTAACTTTGCAATTCGGCAGATCACCCTTCAAGCCGCAGAGCCACATCGTCTTCGTGCCTTGGAACGAG GTCGTCATCATCGACAAGATCATTATGAGCACCGCCGAGGAGAAGCCACCCATACACGTTCCGCATGCGTGCGCGGCTCACGATTACGATCTGATGAAGCCAGTTGTCCTGGCGACTTGGAAGCACGGATTCCAAGGTGCTTGCCCGGACAAGAGCGCCATCCTCGCGGAGTCGCAGGTCATACAGGAGAGTCTGCAGATACCCGGGACGGGCCTGAATTTGGTATACCACAGTTCCCGAGCGGCCGGTTATCTTTCTACTATACAACTGCAACTGACTCCGGAAGTTATCCCGCCGACGTTAAATTTGATACACTTGAGAATCACAATCGAGGGTATACTTTTCGAGAAGATCTTCGAAGCGGATCCTGTGATCAAATTTACGTACGCTTGGAATCGCCTGAACGTTTATCGTCAACGCGTTTATGGAGTAACGACTGCGATGGTTAAAGTCGGTTACGAATACAGCGACTGCAAGGATATTATCTGGGATGTGCAGACGACGAAATTGAGCGGCCATGATATGTCTATTTCAGAAGTCGGAGGTTGGAATCTGGATATTCATCATAGGTACAACTTTCACGAGGGTATTTTGCAAAAAGGAGACGGTTCGAACATTTATCTGAAGCACAAGCCGAGAGTTATTCTTACAACAATGGGAGATGGCCATCAGAGACCGTTGGATTGCTATGACTGTGACGGGCAGGCTTCGAAACAGCGACTTTTAGCGCCCGTTGCTCTTGCCACTGCTGCCGACGGCTCTATTTTCGTCGGTGATTTTAATCTAGTCAGAAAGATTCTCGTCGATGGAACAGTTAGAACTGTGGTCAGACTAAA cgcAACTAGAGTATCATATCGTTATCACATTGCTCTGAGCCCTCTCGACGGCGTTCTATACATATCAGATCCAGAATCTCATCAAATTATCCGTGTTCGCGATACTAACGACTACACAGATCCCGATCATAATTGGGAGACAGTAGTTGGCTCCGGAGAACGTTGTCTTCCCGGCGACGAAGCTCACTGCGGTGACGGTGCTCTCGCGCGGGACGCTAAACTCGCTTATCCCAAAGGCGTTGCCGTTTCTGCGGACAATGTTCTGTACTTTGCCGATGGCACAAATATCAGAATGGTTGACAGAGATGGCATAATCACCACTGTTATCGGCAATCACATGCATAAATCGCATTGGAAGCCTATACCTTGCGAGGGTACATTGAACGTCGAGGAAGTTCATCTTCGTTGGCCAACCGAGCTGGCAATTAATCCATTAGACAACTCACTGCATATGATTGACGATCATATGGTTCTCCAGCTGGCGCCGGATGGTCGCGTCAAAGTTGTTGCTGGTCGTCCACTTCACTGTGCTTCGCCATCGGCCTCGTTCGACACGGAACTTGCGACTCACGCCACACTCGTAATGCCGCAGAGTATCGCGTTTGGTCCATCGGGCGATCTTTACATCGCCGAAAGTGATTCACAGAGAATTAATCGCGTGCGCGTGATCGGCACCGACGGCAAGATATCGCCATACGCCGGCGCTGAATCCAAGTGCAATTGTTTGGAGCGCGGCTGCGACTGCTTTGAAGCTGATCATTACTTAGCGTCTACATCTAAATTCAATACTATTTCTGCTGTGGCAGTTTCTCCCGACGGAGTGGTTCATATCGGCGATCAGGCTAATTATCGAATCCGCTCGGTAACAGCAAGCATTCCCGATGCAAGCGGTGCGCGAGAGTATGAAATCTATGCGCCTGATACACAGGAAATCTATGTGTTTAATCGTTTCGGCCAACATATTGCCACGAAGAATATTTTGACCGGCGATACAGTATACTTATTTACGTACAATGTTAACACTAGCAACGGTAAACTTAGCACAGTGACGGACGCGGCTGGCAATAAAGTTTTCTTGCTCAGAGATTATAGCAGTCAGGTAAACTCGATCGAGAATACAAAGGGACAAAAATGCAGACTGATAATGTCCAGAATGAAAATGCTGCAAGAATTGAGCACGCCAGATGATTACAACGTTACCTTTGATTATCACGGACCTACGGGCTTATTAAAAACGAAGCTCGACAGCACCGGACGTAGTTACGTCTATAATTATGATGAATTCGGCCGATTGACGAGCGCGGTAACTCCTACGGGTAAAGTAATCAGCTTGACATTTGATCTCAGCCTGAAAGGTGCCGTAGTGAAAGTTGGACAGAACAACAGGAAACCCATTTCAATGTTAATTAAAGGATCATCTGTCGTTACGAAGATCGGAGAGGCCGAACAGAGGACGACAGTTCTCGCCGATGGTTCAGTCGGGAGAGTAACACCATGGTCTCATACGATTAGCACAGATTCTATGCCGTACTCGATTCTGGCGGAACTAGAACCTCTACTGGGTGAAAGTTATCCCGTGCCAGCTAAACAAAGAACTGAGATAGCTGGAGATTTAGCGAATCGCTTTGAATGGCGATACTTCCTTCGAAAAATTCAAGGAAATAAAAACCGCGGCAATACGAAAGCAATCGCCCAGGTCGGAAGAAAGCTCCGTGTCAACGGTGAGATCTTGCTATCTCTTGAGTACGATAGAGAAACAAACACTGTGGCCGTGTTTATGGACGATCGGATGGAATTATTGAACGTCACGTATGATAGAACGGCCAGACCAGTCAAGTGGGGACCGAGAAATGGACTCTTTGCCGGTGTCGAATTAGAATACGATCGATTCAGCAGATTAACAAGCTGGACGTGGGGCGATATTAGCGAAACGTACGGCTTTGACAGATCAGGCCGATtgtacgaaattaaatacagcGATGGCACATCGATGGTTTACGCTTTTAAAGATATGTTCAGCATTCTACCGTTAAAAGTTACTACACCGCGTGGAAGCGATTACCTTCTTCAATACGATGAAGCAGGAGCATTACAATCGTTGACTACACCGAGGGGACACATTCACACATTCTCTCTTCAAACTTCTCTCGGATTTTACAAGTATCAATACTATTCTCCAACGAACCGACATCCATATGAGATTCTTTACAATGACGATGGTCAGATTCTTGCTAAGGTATATCCTCATCAAAGTGGAAAGGTTGCTTATGTCTACGATCATGCTGGTAAACTTGAAACCACTCTTGCTG gacTTTCTTCGATACATTATACTTACCAAGAAACGACCAGTTTAGTACGCAGCATCGACATTAATGAGCCAAACTTTGAGATGCGTATCGAATACAAATATCACGCCGGTATTGTGAAGGACGAGAAAATCAAATTTGGCAGTAAGAGCGGCATGGATAATGCTCATTATCGTTATCAGTACGATGGTAACGCGCGAATATCCGGCATCGAAGTCGACATCAATGGCAAACAACTACCTCAGCTTCGTCTTAAATACAACCAGAATCTCGGAGTACTCGAGGGAGTTGGCGATCTCAGAATATATAGAAATCTTTTTAACAGGTCAGTCATGCAGGACAGCAGCAAACAGTTCTTCACGGTCACAGACTACGACGAGCACGGACGCGTAAAGACCGTATTGATTAATATCCGATCGTTTGACGTGTTCCGTATGGAGCTTGAATACGATAATCGCAATCGCATTAAAATGAGGAAGCTCACGATCGGAAAGGAGTCGATGGAGAAGAAAGAATGGTCTAGAATggaaaaaattacgtataacGCAGACGGCCACGTATTGGAAGTAGCGGATACAGAGAATAATTGGCAGTACGCATATGACGAAAACGGAAACGTGATAGGCGTAACCGAACATAATGAAAAGATTGCTTTGGGTTACGACAGTGGCGATCGAGTAAACCAGTACGGTGACGTTGAATTCAATTCATACGATGGACGTGGTTTTGTTGTAATTCGCGGAGAACACAAGTACAg atataacTCGCGCGGACAGCTGATTCATGCGTCGGAACATAAGAAATTCCAAATCTGGTACTATTACGATGACCGTGGTCGACTGGTGTCCATGAATGATGACCGAGAAAACATCACTCAATTCTTCTATGCGAATCCAAAGACTCCGGATCTGATAACGCATGTACATTTCCCGAAGTCATCCAAGACATTCCGATTCCTCTACGATTCACGTGATTTTCTAATGACCGTAGAGACGTCCGAGCAACGTTTCTATGTTGCGACGGATCAAAACGGCTcgcctctcgctctcttcgaCACTAATGGCAATTTAATCAAAGAGATGCGACGCACTCCGTtcggtaaaataattaaagacacTAATCCGGACTTTTACCTGCCAATTGATTTCCACGGAGGTTTGTTTGATCCAAACACGAAATTAATCTATCTAAATAAGAGATTGTACGATCCGACTGTCGGACAATGGATGACACCAGCCTGGGAACAGATGGCCAACGAACTTACCACACCGACCGACATTTTCATCTATCGTTTCCGTAATAACGACCCGATCAACTTTAAGCAGAACGTCGAATATATGACCGACTTGGGCAGCTGGCTGAAACTCTACGGCTACGACATCTCGATGATGCTCGGCTCCGAATACACGAAGCAAATGGTGTATCAACCGAGTGCGATCGTCACATCCCCCCAACTAACTCCGGACTTTGGCGTGATGTCCGGTCTGCAGTGCATCGTGAATCGCGTGCAAGAAAAGTTCTCTGACTTGGGCTTCGTTCCTAAACCACTGTTGAAGTTGGAACCGAAGACGCGGAACCTTCTGCCGCGAGTGGCGCATCGCCGGGCGGTCTTCGGCGAAGGTATTCTGGTATCGCGCGTCGGCGGTCGAGCTTTAGTGAGCGTGGTGGACGGTGTGAACAGCGTTGTGCAAGATGTGGTGACGTCTGTATTTAACAATTCGTATTTCTTACCATTACACTTTAGCGTACATGATCAGGACGTCTTCTACTTTGTCAAAGATAACGCGCTGAAGATTCGTGATGATATGGAAGAGCTTCATCGGCTTGGCAGTATGTTTAATGTGTCTACGCATGAAACGACAGAGCACGGTGCTGGCACGTGGAAGGAGTTGAGGCTTCACAATCCGGACGCAGCCGTAGTGATCAAATATGGAGCCGATCCCGAGCAGGAACGGCATCGTATTCTGAAGCACGCGCATAAACGAGCAGTCGAGAGAGCCTGGGAGATCGAAAAGCAGTTGGTGATAGCCGGTTTTCAGGGTAGAGGCGATTGGTCGAAGGAGGAGAAAGACGAGCTGATCAGTCGCGGCACTGTCGACGGCTACGAAGGCGTTGACATCCACAGCGTGCACAGGTATCCCCAGCTCGCCGACGATCCCGGTAACGTCGCGTTTACCCGTGACACGAAGAGGAAGAGGCGGAAGAGCGGCAACCGGCGCAACAGGACTCACAGACACGATTCGTGA